In Akkermansiaceae bacterium, a single genomic region encodes these proteins:
- a CDS encoding PEP-CTERM sorting domain-containing protein (PEP-CTERM proteins occur, often in large numbers, in the proteomes of bacteria that also encode an exosortase, a predicted intramembrane cysteine proteinase. The presence of a PEP-CTERM domain at a protein's C-terminus predicts cleavage within the sorting domain, followed by covalent anchoring to some some component of the (usually Gram-negative) cell surface. Many PEP-CTERM proteins exhibit an unusual sequence composition that includes large numbers of potential glycosylation sites. Expression of one such protein has been shown restore the ability of a bacterium to form floc, a type of biofilm.), whose product MINYAVWDPRSGTEVTSIAPTATKSGGIGTISNISNAAGSGNVRGTTNTDPYTVSNPPNTLSYGAVTNATVVGVFAPSFTPSQGVTLSLTNLAQLAGGQTYRINLWGSSFETSSTLNLSTDLGTTLATVSTPAVAGVKPLTRWTFDYNPDDTSEVLNIALISGTTGSGNFHTVIQAIDISIVPEPGSAVLLFGAAAAFMLKRRRC is encoded by the coding sequence GTGATCAACTACGCGGTCTGGGATCCAAGATCGGGCACCGAAGTCACCTCCATCGCTCCCACCGCCACCAAATCCGGAGGCATCGGGACCATCAGCAACATCAGCAATGCCGCTGGCAGTGGCAATGTCCGTGGAACAACCAATACGGACCCCTACACGGTATCGAACCCACCGAACACACTTAGCTACGGTGCCGTTACCAACGCGACGGTGGTGGGCGTATTCGCACCCAGCTTCACCCCCAGCCAAGGAGTGACACTTTCCCTCACCAATCTGGCCCAGTTGGCTGGCGGGCAAACTTATCGCATCAATCTCTGGGGCAGTTCTTTCGAGACTTCAAGCACCCTCAACCTTTCCACTGATCTTGGCACGACTCTCGCGACTGTTTCCACACCCGCTGTCGCCGGAGTGAAACCTCTGACCCGCTGGACCTTCGATTATAATCCGGATGACACCAGTGAGGTTCTCAATATCGCCCTGATCAGCGGTACCACAGGCAGCGGAAACTTCCACACTGTGATTCAGGCAATAGATATCAGCATCGTTCCGGAGCCGGGGTCTGCCGTCTTGTTATTCGGTGCGGCCGCTGCCTTCATGCTCAAGCGCCGCCGATGCTGA
- a CDS encoding site-specific integrase has translation MQAHGIRRKLKLKSSIKDEASREAASLWNEVLANGWPPIEVDADATEPAEKQELPLQPQEVTVGEWIQFVSSTSHTRPETISKYAESLRTIVGEMLDLKRRRSAGTKARILGTGLDLLTKPAIQKWIDQRLAKARLLDPVRQRRAQNTVRALLRNARGLFGNQILELESAPPLPFSPPPFQGIRPPAKSSSTYVSRFNAVALLTKARAELSAPPSDAADPEEVIRFEQWKIVYLALVAGLRYNEIDRLMTRDISRDEGKINVRLHEGFTPKTGASEGQVLVGEEARQTIAVMLDHTQRGWFLKASPSNRTPRYRAGLSHDATVSWLRAYEENGDRPFAGVHKPIHELRKEAGTLVNSQHGLIEAKTFLRHGSIATTAAYYVGTKGTITTGLG, from the coding sequence ATGCAGGCCCACGGCATCCGGCGGAAACTCAAATTGAAATCTTCCATCAAGGACGAGGCCTCGCGCGAGGCGGCCAGCCTCTGGAACGAGGTTCTGGCGAATGGGTGGCCGCCTATTGAGGTGGATGCGGATGCAACCGAACCGGCAGAGAAGCAGGAATTGCCTCTACAACCACAGGAGGTGACAGTGGGCGAGTGGATCCAGTTTGTCAGTTCCACGTCTCATACAAGACCAGAAACCATCTCCAAATACGCGGAGTCGCTGAGGACCATCGTGGGTGAGATGCTCGACCTGAAGCGACGCAGGTCTGCTGGCACCAAAGCTAGGATCCTTGGCACGGGACTGGACCTTTTAACAAAACCTGCAATCCAGAAGTGGATCGATCAGCGACTGGCCAAGGCACGCCTCCTAGATCCCGTGCGACAACGCCGGGCGCAAAACACGGTACGCGCTCTCCTGAGAAACGCTCGCGGCTTATTCGGAAACCAGATCCTCGAACTGGAATCCGCGCCACCACTTCCGTTCTCTCCTCCACCGTTCCAAGGCATCCGTCCGCCCGCCAAGTCGAGCTCTACTTACGTCAGCCGGTTCAACGCAGTAGCTCTCCTGACCAAGGCCCGCGCCGAGCTTTCAGCACCACCTTCTGATGCCGCGGACCCAGAGGAGGTTATTCGTTTTGAGCAGTGGAAAATCGTCTACCTGGCCCTCGTGGCAGGCCTACGCTACAACGAAATCGACCGACTGATGACGAGGGATATTTCCAGGGACGAGGGCAAAATCAACGTCCGCCTCCACGAAGGATTCACTCCGAAGACCGGGGCCTCCGAGGGACAGGTGCTCGTTGGAGAAGAAGCCAGACAGACTATCGCAGTCATGCTCGACCACACCCAGCGCGGATGGTTTCTGAAGGCCAGCCCATCGAACCGGACACCTAGATACCGCGCCGGCCTCAGCCACGACGCCACCGTGTCCTGGCTGCGTGCCTACGAGGAAAATGGTGATCGTCCCTTTGCCGGCGTCCACAAGCCGATCCATGAGCTTCGCAAGGAAGCTGGAACCTTGGTCAATAGCCAACACGGGCTGATTGAAGCAAAGACCTTCCTTCGTCATGGTTCGATCGCGACTACTGCCGCCTACTACGTGGGCACCAAAGGAACGATTACAACTGGACTGGGCTGA
- a CDS encoding NERD domain-containing protein produces MDDRTPPGEREVFHLLASGPDDWVALHALDLAPWNRGLRTEIDFIVIAPEAGILCIEVKSHENLGFDGERWFPDTIKRSPFKQAADGRFALHRGLAEIAPHLKGIPVVHACIFPRSPFDMPPNLSVQPWEVMDMRMIRTFPDGGSFCRALKSMIGRSIDADARLLPLKQRMSADQIGSIVKSCVPIRKRQPDAREEIRRREEEIDKVLRDQQKPVLRLSSCNERLIVTGGAGTGKTLIAMEVARREAERGRRVALLCFNQLVGDWMERAMLKGGPPLPNLIVGRAIKVMASLTGTAIPAEPAAGFWETELPLRLEERLTDPDFRLDACFDFMVVDEAQDLLARPRIWSCLMEFLHGGAEKGSFALLGDFRNQVLSARSVMDGMLRELEDEARPVRWHLDENCRNYRIVGNTAVLLAGMGGCVYSAYLRTGGGVHNYGIHYFEGDVDQLEQLRRWIGEFKAQGYRSSEITLLSFRADHASAGARLQAAGHKILPARLAGDAMSYASIHSFKGMENKVIILTDMALDDRDMQRDLFYTAMTRATECVRILCAKESQTILLQWMTGGTLL; encoded by the coding sequence GTGGACGATCGTACCCCACCAGGGGAGCGGGAGGTGTTCCATCTCCTCGCCTCCGGTCCGGATGACTGGGTGGCGCTGCATGCGCTGGACCTGGCGCCCTGGAACAGGGGCCTGCGGACGGAGATCGACTTTATCGTCATCGCGCCGGAGGCGGGGATCCTCTGCATCGAGGTGAAGTCGCATGAGAACCTCGGCTTCGACGGGGAACGCTGGTTTCCTGACACGATCAAGCGCTCCCCCTTCAAGCAGGCGGCGGACGGGCGTTTCGCCCTGCATCGCGGCCTAGCAGAGATCGCCCCCCATCTGAAGGGCATCCCGGTGGTCCACGCGTGCATCTTCCCCCGGTCGCCTTTCGACATGCCGCCGAATTTGTCGGTGCAGCCGTGGGAGGTGATGGACATGCGGATGATTCGCACGTTCCCGGACGGGGGCTCATTCTGCCGTGCGCTGAAGTCGATGATCGGGCGGAGCATCGACGCGGATGCCCGCCTCCTGCCTCTGAAGCAGAGGATGTCGGCGGACCAGATCGGCAGCATCGTGAAATCCTGCGTGCCCATCCGGAAACGCCAGCCGGATGCGCGGGAGGAGATCCGGCGGAGGGAGGAAGAGATCGACAAGGTCCTGCGGGATCAGCAGAAGCCCGTGCTGCGCCTCTCCTCCTGCAACGAGCGGCTGATCGTCACGGGCGGGGCCGGCACCGGAAAAACCCTGATCGCGATGGAGGTAGCCCGGAGGGAGGCGGAGCGCGGGCGGCGGGTGGCGCTGCTGTGCTTCAACCAACTGGTGGGGGACTGGATGGAGCGAGCGATGCTGAAGGGCGGCCCGCCTCTGCCGAATCTCATCGTGGGGCGGGCGATCAAGGTGATGGCATCCCTGACGGGCACGGCCATCCCCGCGGAGCCCGCCGCGGGGTTTTGGGAAACGGAGCTGCCGCTGCGGCTGGAGGAGCGCCTCACGGACCCGGACTTCAGGCTGGACGCGTGTTTCGACTTCATGGTGGTGGATGAGGCGCAGGATCTGCTGGCCCGCCCCCGGATCTGGAGCTGTCTGATGGAGTTCCTCCACGGGGGGGCGGAGAAGGGCTCCTTCGCGCTGCTCGGCGATTTCAGGAACCAGGTGCTCTCGGCCCGTTCGGTCATGGACGGGATGCTGAGGGAACTGGAGGACGAGGCCCGTCCGGTCCGGTGGCACCTGGATGAGAATTGCCGGAACTACAGGATCGTCGGAAATACCGCCGTCCTTCTTGCGGGGATGGGAGGGTGCGTGTATTCCGCGTATCTCCGCACGGGGGGCGGCGTACACAACTATGGCATCCACTACTTTGAAGGGGATGTGGACCAGCTGGAGCAGCTCCGCCGCTGGATCGGTGAGTTCAAGGCGCAGGGTTACCGGTCTTCCGAGATCACGCTGCTTTCCTTCCGTGCGGACCATGCCAGCGCCGGGGCGCGCCTGCAGGCCGCGGGCCATAAAATACTTCCGGCCAGGCTTGCAGGGGATGCCATGTCCTATGCCAGCATCCATTCATTCAAAGGCATGGAGAACAAGGTGATCATCCTGACAGATATGGCTTTGGATGACCGTGATATGCAGCGCGACCTTTTCTACACCGCGATGACCCGCGCCACCGAGTGTGTCCGGATCCTCTGCGCGAAAGAATCCCAGACCATTCTCCTCCAATGGATGACGGGAGGAACCTTACTATGA
- a CDS encoding PEP-CTERM sorting domain-containing protein (PEP-CTERM proteins occur, often in large numbers, in the proteomes of bacteria that also encode an exosortase, a predicted intramembrane cysteine proteinase. The presence of a PEP-CTERM domain at a protein's C-terminus predicts cleavage within the sorting domain, followed by covalent anchoring to some some component of the (usually Gram-negative) cell surface. Many PEP-CTERM proteins exhibit an unusual sequence composition that includes large numbers of potential glycosylation sites. Expression of one such protein has been shown restore the ability of a bacterium to form floc, a type of biofilm.), which translates to MKLASTALTAGLTFFAPLAHAAVLANYDFQTTTGGAASTISAASIVTGSGYGLTTFTGGVGLRGMLDPAGAITATSTTGVTDSTNTRHLVVRVGGTDATSRTDEGGAVTANDYYGFTITPDPGTTLSLSSLSYDFSRSGTFSGRIFVRSSLDGYVNTIHVNDLPNSSNTLGAATPIDLTGSFGNITEAVTFRFYFADDSASRTDVDTNPGIVYRIDNVILQGTIPEPGSTLMLGLGLGALFARRRR; encoded by the coding sequence ATGAAGCTCGCTTCCACCGCCCTGACCGCTGGCCTCACCTTTTTCGCGCCACTCGCCCACGCGGCGGTGCTGGCGAACTATGACTTCCAGACCACCACAGGCGGAGCCGCCTCAACCATTTCCGCAGCCAGCATCGTCACCGGCAGCGGCTACGGTCTGACCACTTTCACCGGCGGCGTGGGGCTCCGGGGAATGCTGGATCCGGCAGGCGCGATCACCGCCACCTCCACAACCGGTGTGACAGATTCCACGAACACCCGCCATCTCGTCGTCCGTGTCGGTGGGACTGACGCCACCAGTCGCACGGATGAAGGCGGCGCGGTCACCGCCAACGACTACTACGGGTTCACGATCACCCCGGATCCCGGCACCACGCTTTCCCTCAGTTCACTCAGCTACGACTTTTCCCGCTCCGGTACCTTCAGCGGCAGGATTTTCGTACGCTCGAGCCTGGATGGGTATGTGAACACCATCCACGTGAATGACCTGCCCAATTCATCCAACACGCTGGGCGCTGCCACGCCCATCGACCTCACCGGCAGCTTCGGCAACATTACGGAAGCTGTCACGTTCCGCTTCTATTTTGCCGACGATTCCGCAAGCCGGACGGATGTGGACACCAACCCGGGCATCGTTTACCGCATCGACAACGTGATCCTGCAAGGAACGATCCCTGAACCAGGCTCCACGCTGATGCTGGGACTCGGCCTGGGTGCCCTGTTCGCCCGCAGGCGCCGTTGA
- a CDS encoding sensor histidine kinase translates to MKEVRSLTKEQAEQRLPVALKGVITVVFKGRAAGFILNDGTSAVFVSRYEMENDNPSLDEPIRAKDIVEVKGVTITGGFSRDVVASSIRRVGVGKLPEALPVRMDDLLGGELDCQMVKVTGVIQSIERREKFPGQWFILRMKGERRLAVMIINEGQDAGRFIDAEVEITGVNTSFFNERAELIGVSVQAQDLSAIHILRPSVAGHLTPLVSLKDLMEPLEKHGTFGRIRTMGNVSFISPDGFFYIQDDDRAVKVTTRHPNHVSLGDRVEVIGYSEVERYFAELTGAEIIGKASGTVPGALHVTHTDVIKNWRPGYSRRSFDGKRVRMEARLEKIAIQSTDTATLYLSHEGNLISAALMNGGDLPGKIRPGAVLSLEGICVVELNKAWPADNWIYPTGFSLLVQSPADINVLKVPAWWTPERIWTAFGIAATLGSVATVWVMLLRQQVANQTKLIRKQTMNEAVAQERKRMAREFHDTLEQELAGLSIQLDSAADAVPASATFALSALEEAHTMLRYTRTETRRSIWDLRATALQKKGLFGAIEWSASQMRESGTPKIHLKCSGEVREIGPRLETHLLRISTECLANAVKHSGGSSVELELSYSPDHLELTILDDGQGFTVPAGNEIMAGHFGLRGIRERAKQIGAELTISSSPGNGTKITVMVTFSNLQES, encoded by the coding sequence GTGAAGGAAGTCAGATCACTGACCAAAGAGCAGGCGGAACAGAGACTGCCCGTGGCACTGAAAGGCGTCATTACCGTGGTGTTCAAGGGTAGGGCCGCCGGATTCATTCTCAACGATGGGACCAGCGCGGTGTTCGTCAGTCGCTACGAGATGGAGAACGACAACCCTTCACTCGACGAGCCGATCAGAGCGAAAGACATCGTTGAAGTGAAAGGCGTCACGATCACCGGCGGCTTTTCGCGCGACGTGGTGGCCAGCTCCATCCGGCGTGTTGGCGTAGGGAAACTTCCTGAGGCACTTCCCGTCCGGATGGACGATCTGTTGGGAGGTGAACTTGATTGCCAGATGGTCAAAGTGACGGGAGTGATCCAAAGCATCGAGAGGAGGGAAAAATTTCCGGGACAGTGGTTCATCCTGCGGATGAAAGGCGAACGCCGTCTCGCCGTCATGATCATCAATGAGGGTCAGGATGCAGGGAGATTCATCGACGCCGAAGTGGAAATAACAGGCGTCAACACTTCATTTTTCAATGAGAGGGCCGAATTGATCGGTGTGAGTGTCCAGGCGCAGGACCTCTCCGCCATTCACATCCTGCGACCTTCCGTAGCCGGACATCTGACCCCGTTGGTCTCCTTGAAAGATCTGATGGAGCCGCTTGAAAAGCACGGAACCTTCGGGAGAATCAGAACCATGGGAAACGTCTCGTTCATCAGCCCGGACGGATTTTTTTACATCCAGGATGACGACCGCGCCGTGAAGGTCACCACCCGGCACCCGAATCACGTCAGCCTGGGTGACCGTGTCGAAGTGATCGGTTATTCCGAAGTGGAACGTTATTTCGCCGAACTGACCGGAGCGGAGATCATCGGAAAGGCTTCTGGCACGGTTCCCGGAGCCCTCCACGTCACCCATACCGACGTGATCAAAAATTGGCGGCCCGGATACAGCAGGAGAAGTTTCGACGGAAAGCGTGTCCGGATGGAGGCGCGGCTTGAGAAAATCGCCATCCAGAGCACGGACACCGCCACGCTTTATCTGAGCCATGAAGGCAACCTGATTTCGGCGGCCTTGATGAATGGCGGGGACCTCCCGGGCAAGATCCGGCCAGGTGCCGTGCTCTCGCTCGAAGGGATCTGCGTTGTTGAATTGAACAAGGCTTGGCCCGCGGACAACTGGATCTACCCGACGGGCTTCAGTCTTCTCGTGCAATCCCCCGCCGATATCAACGTGCTGAAGGTTCCCGCCTGGTGGACACCCGAACGGATCTGGACCGCTTTCGGAATCGCAGCCACACTTGGATCCGTGGCGACGGTATGGGTGATGCTGCTGCGGCAACAGGTTGCCAATCAGACCAAGCTGATCCGCAAGCAGACGATGAACGAAGCGGTGGCGCAGGAAAGGAAACGGATGGCCCGCGAGTTCCATGACACCCTCGAGCAGGAGCTCGCCGGGTTGTCCATCCAGTTGGATTCCGCTGCGGATGCCGTCCCGGCCTCCGCCACATTCGCCCTGAGCGCTCTGGAAGAGGCCCACACCATGTTGCGCTACACGCGGACGGAGACGCGGCGGTCGATATGGGATCTGCGCGCGACAGCCCTTCAGAAAAAGGGCCTTTTCGGGGCGATCGAGTGGAGCGCGAGCCAGATGCGGGAATCCGGCACGCCCAAGATCCATCTGAAGTGCTCCGGCGAGGTGAGGGAAATCGGGCCCCGGCTGGAAACCCACCTCCTCAGGATCAGCACGGAGTGCCTCGCCAACGCGGTGAAACACTCGGGCGGATCATCGGTCGAACTGGAACTTTCCTATTCGCCGGATCATCTGGAACTCACCATCCTTGATGACGGACAGGGATTCACGGTCCCTGCGGGAAATGAAATCATGGCCGGGCATTTCGGACTGCGTGGAATCCGTGAAAGGGCAAAACAGATCGGGGCGGAACTCACGATCTCCAGTTCGCCCGGAAATGGGACGAAGATAACGGTCATGGTCACTTTCTCCAACCTGCAGGAATCATGA
- a CDS encoding winged helix-turn-helix domain-containing protein, translated as MKAVRLFEKDIAPAEVARRLGVHRQSVGRWRKEWLAGGKDALASKGSLGGKRDLTPEQEQQLAAIIEAGAMSAGFPNEAWTLPRLAELVRERFGVDHHPSHLSRVLAAMGFSCQRPTRRAIERDEEKIRHWKRHKWPALKKKPGATGV; from the coding sequence ATGAAAGCCGTCCGCCTCTTCGAAAAAGACATCGCACCCGCCGAGGTTGCACGACGTCTCGGTGTCCACCGCCAGTCCGTCGGCAGGTGGCGCAAGGAATGGCTCGCCGGAGGCAAGGACGCCTTGGCCAGCAAGGGTTCCCTCGGGGGCAAACGCGATCTCACCCCGGAACAGGAACAACAACTCGCCGCCATCATCGAGGCCGGAGCGATGTCCGCCGGATTCCCCAACGAGGCCTGGACCCTGCCGCGCCTGGCAGAGCTGGTGCGCGAACGCTTCGGAGTGGATCACCATCCTTCCCATTTGTCCCGGGTGCTGGCAGCCATGGGTTTCAGCTGCCAGCGTCCCACCCGCCGCGCCATCGAGCGTGATGAGGAGAAGATCCGGCATTGGAAACGCCACAAATGGCCCGCGCTCAAAAAAAAGCCCGGCGCGACGGGCGTGTGA
- a CDS encoding response regulator transcription factor, translating into MNTPISLILVDDHFLVRAGLIGSLSREPSVDVVAECDSGEEAVEAFRKLRPDVVLMDYRLGGMNGFQATRAILTEFPEAKIIALTNFDGEDDIHRAIQAGVRGYLSKSVRRKELLAAIHQIASGESYYPDEIRAKMEQRLTRSDLSSQELKVLARIAGGRSNKEIADDLSLSEATVKFHVGSILKKLEVADRTQAILLAFHRGIIHLE; encoded by the coding sequence ATGAACACCCCCATTTCGCTGATACTGGTGGATGACCATTTCCTCGTCAGGGCCGGCCTCATCGGTTCCCTTTCCAGGGAGCCGTCCGTGGATGTGGTCGCGGAATGCGACTCGGGGGAAGAGGCTGTCGAAGCATTCCGGAAGCTGCGGCCGGATGTGGTTCTGATGGATTACCGCCTGGGAGGCATGAACGGCTTCCAGGCCACGCGCGCGATTCTCACGGAGTTTCCCGAAGCGAAGATCATCGCCCTGACAAACTTTGATGGTGAGGATGACATCCACCGCGCCATCCAGGCGGGGGTGAGAGGATATCTTTCGAAGTCCGTGCGGCGGAAGGAATTGCTCGCCGCCATCCATCAGATCGCCTCCGGAGAGTCCTACTATCCAGATGAGATCCGGGCGAAAATGGAGCAACGGTTGACGCGCAGTGATCTTTCGTCACAGGAGCTGAAGGTGCTCGCACGCATCGCGGGCGGACGGTCCAACAAGGAGATCGCGGATGATCTCAGCCTCTCTGAAGCGACCGTGAAATTCCACGTCGGCAGCATCCTCAAGAAGCTGGAGGTCGCCGACCGCACCCAGGCCATCCTGCTGGCCTTCCACCGTGGGATCATCCATCTGGAATGA